From a single Nissabacter sp. SGAir0207 genomic region:
- the lolC gene encoding lipoprotein-releasing ABC transporter permease subunit LolC: MYQPVALFIGLRYMRGRASDRFGRFVSWLSTIGITLGVMAMVTVLSVMNGFERDLERNILGLMPQALITAPQGSINPKTLPATDLKGLQGVSGIVPLTTGEVVLQSARGVAVGVMLGVTPDQPEPLARYLVGVRQQQLQPGGYSVILGEQLAGQLGVKRGDTLRLMVTSASEFTPMGRIPSQRLFTVIGTFAANSEVDGYQLLVNQQDASRLMRYPAGNITGWRLTLQQPLAVDTLSRQPLPAHTQWKDWRERKGELFQAVRMEKNMMGLLLSLIVAVAAFNIITSLGLLVMEKQGEVAILQTQGLTRRQIMAVFMVQGASAGIIGALLGATLGTLLASQLDHIMPALGMAVAGTALPVDIEPLQIISIALVAMAVALLSTLYPSWRAAAVQPAEALRYE; this comes from the coding sequence ATGTATCAACCTGTCGCGTTATTTATCGGCCTGCGTTACATGCGCGGGCGAGCCTCAGACCGCTTTGGCCGGTTCGTCTCCTGGCTTTCCACCATTGGCATTACGCTCGGCGTGATGGCGATGGTGACTGTCCTGTCGGTGATGAACGGCTTTGAGCGCGATCTTGAGCGCAACATCCTCGGGCTGATGCCCCAGGCCCTGATCACCGCCCCGCAGGGGTCAATCAACCCAAAAACGCTGCCTGCCACTGACCTGAAAGGGTTACAGGGCGTCAGTGGCATTGTGCCGCTGACCACTGGCGAGGTGGTGTTGCAGAGCGCCCGCGGCGTGGCGGTCGGCGTGATGCTGGGCGTCACCCCTGATCAGCCGGAGCCGCTGGCCCGCTATCTGGTGGGCGTGCGCCAGCAGCAACTCCAGCCCGGCGGCTACAGCGTGATTCTGGGCGAGCAGCTGGCCGGCCAGCTGGGCGTCAAGCGCGGTGACACCCTGCGCCTGATGGTCACCAGCGCCAGCGAGTTCACGCCGATGGGGCGCATCCCCAGCCAGCGCCTGTTTACGGTGATCGGCACCTTTGCCGCCAACAGCGAGGTCGATGGCTACCAGTTGCTGGTCAACCAGCAGGACGCCTCGCGCCTGATGCGCTACCCGGCCGGTAACATCACCGGCTGGCGCCTGACGCTGCAACAGCCGCTGGCGGTCGATACCCTGAGCCGCCAGCCGCTGCCAGCCCACACCCAGTGGAAGGATTGGCGTGAGCGCAAGGGCGAGCTGTTCCAGGCGGTGCGCATGGAGAAGAACATGATGGGGCTGCTCTTGAGCCTGATCGTGGCGGTGGCCGCCTTCAACATCATCACCTCCCTTGGCCTGCTGGTGATGGAGAAGCAGGGTGAGGTGGCGATCCTGCAAACCCAGGGGCTGACCCGCCGCCAGATCATGGCGGTGTTCATGGTGCAGGGCGCCAGCGCGGGCATCATTGGCGCGCTGCTGGGCGCGACCCTCGGCACGCTGCTGGCCAGCCAGCTCGACCACATCATGCCAGCGCTCGGCATGGCGGTGGCTGGCACCGCGCTGCCGGTGGACATCGAACCGCTGCAAATCATCAGCATCGCGCTGGTGGCAATGGCGGTGGCGCTGCTCTCCACGCTCTACCCATCCTGGCGCGCTGCCGCCGTTCAACCCGCTGAGGCTTTACGTTATGAGTAA
- the nagK gene encoding N-acetylglucosamine kinase, whose amino-acid sequence MYYGFDMGGSKIELAVFDPQLTPLWRKRVPTPRDDYAALLAAFASLTQEADARFGTGRVGVGIPGLVRADGTLFSANVPAASGRSFQADLAATLGRAVRIDNDANCFALSEAWDEEFRAYPSVLGLILGTGVGGGLVFNGRVFAGRNGVAGEFGHLRLPVDALARLGWETPLLACGCGQQGCIENYLSGRGFEWLYTQATGQMLSAPAIIAASRAGDGAAQAHLDRYLDLLAICLGNLLTLLDPHLVVIGGGLSNMAEIYPALAARLPAHLLPGSVAPRIERARHGDAGGARGAACLNLLD is encoded by the coding sequence ATGTACTACGGCTTCGACATGGGCGGCAGCAAGATTGAGCTGGCGGTGTTTGATCCACAGCTCACGCCACTGTGGCGCAAGCGGGTGCCGACGCCACGGGATGACTATGCCGCGTTGCTGGCGGCCTTCGCCAGCCTGACGCAGGAGGCGGATGCCCGCTTTGGCACCGGCCGCGTTGGCGTCGGCATTCCCGGTCTGGTACGCGCCGACGGCACGCTGTTTTCTGCCAATGTGCCCGCTGCCTCTGGCCGCAGCTTTCAGGCTGATTTGGCGGCCACGCTGGGGCGTGCGGTGCGCATCGACAATGACGCCAACTGCTTTGCGCTCTCCGAGGCGTGGGATGAGGAGTTCCGCGCCTACCCGTCGGTGCTGGGGCTGATTCTGGGCACCGGCGTCGGCGGCGGGCTGGTGTTCAATGGCCGGGTGTTTGCCGGGCGCAACGGCGTGGCCGGTGAGTTCGGCCACCTCCGCCTGCCGGTGGATGCACTGGCGCGGCTGGGGTGGGAGACGCCGCTGCTGGCCTGCGGTTGCGGCCAGCAGGGGTGCATTGAGAACTACCTGTCAGGCCGCGGCTTTGAGTGGCTCTATACGCAGGCCACCGGCCAGATGCTCTCTGCGCCCGCGATCATCGCCGCCAGCCGGGCCGGTGATGGCGCGGCGCAGGCGCACCTTGACCGTTACCTGGATCTGCTCGCCATCTGCCTTGGCAACCTGCTGACCCTGCTTGACCCCCATCTGGTGGTGATAGGCGGCGGGCTGTCAAACATGGCGGAGATCTACCCGGCGCTGGCGGCGCGGCTGCCAGCCCACCTGCTGCCGGGCAGCGTGGCGCCACGCATTGAACGGGCGCGCCACGGCGATGCGGGCGGCGCACGCGGGGCAGCCTGTTTAAATTTGTTAGACTAA
- the lolE gene encoding lipoprotein-releasing ABC transporter permease subunit LolE, whose protein sequence is MGLPLSLVIGLRFSRGRRRSGMVSLISIISTVGIALGVAVLIVGLSAMNGFERELNNRILAVVPHGEIEPVNQPFEGWQALLPKVAQVPGVAAAAPYINFTGLLESGAKLRAVQVKGVDPQQEARLSALPHFVQGDAWSHFRAGEQQVIIGKGLADELGVKAGSSVTVMIPNSDPQGKLLQPKRIRLHVTGILQLSGQLDHSFAMVPLADAQRYQDMGDSVTGIAIKAQDPFTANTLVREAGKVTEAYVYIRSWIGTYGYMYRDIEMVRGIMYLALVLVIGVACFNIVSTLVMAVKDKSSDIAVLRTLGASDRLIRAVFIWYGLLAGLLGSLSGVVVGVVVALQLTPIIHGLETLIGHQFLSGDIYFIDFLPSELHWLDVAGVLLTAIVLSLIASWYPARRASRIDPARVLSGGQ, encoded by the coding sequence ATGGGGCTGCCTCTCTCTCTGGTGATTGGCCTGCGCTTTAGCCGCGGCCGTCGCCGCAGCGGCATGGTGTCGCTGATCTCCATCATCTCCACCGTCGGCATCGCGCTGGGGGTGGCGGTGCTGATCGTTGGCCTGAGCGCCATGAACGGCTTCGAACGGGAGCTGAACAACCGCATTCTGGCGGTGGTGCCGCACGGCGAGATTGAGCCGGTGAACCAGCCCTTCGAGGGCTGGCAGGCGCTGCTGCCGAAGGTGGCGCAGGTGCCGGGCGTGGCGGCCGCCGCGCCCTACATCAACTTTACCGGCCTGCTGGAGAGCGGCGCGAAGCTGCGTGCGGTGCAGGTGAAGGGGGTCGATCCGCAGCAGGAGGCGCGCCTGAGCGCACTGCCGCACTTTGTGCAGGGTGACGCCTGGAGCCACTTCCGCGCTGGCGAGCAGCAGGTGATTATCGGTAAAGGGCTGGCGGATGAGCTGGGCGTCAAGGCTGGCTCCTCGGTGACGGTAATGATCCCTAACAGCGATCCGCAGGGCAAGCTGTTGCAGCCCAAGCGTATCCGCCTGCATGTGACCGGCATCCTGCAACTGAGCGGCCAGCTTGACCACAGCTTTGCGATGGTGCCGCTGGCGGATGCCCAACGCTATCAGGACATGGGTGACAGTGTCACGGGCATCGCCATCAAGGCGCAGGATCCGTTCACCGCCAACACGCTGGTGCGTGAGGCTGGCAAGGTGACCGAAGCCTACGTTTACATCCGTAGCTGGATCGGCACCTATGGCTATATGTACCGCGACATTGAGATGGTGCGCGGCATCATGTATTTGGCGCTGGTGCTGGTGATTGGCGTTGCCTGCTTCAACATCGTCTCCACGCTGGTGATGGCGGTGAAGGACAAAAGCAGTGACATCGCGGTGCTGCGCACCCTCGGGGCCAGCGACCGGCTGATCCGCGCGGTATTCATCTGGTACGGCCTGCTGGCCGGGCTGCTCGGCAGCCTGAGCGGCGTGGTGGTGGGCGTGGTGGTGGCGCTGCAACTGACGCCCATCATCCACGGGCTGGAGACGCTGATTGGTCACCAATTCCTGTCGGGTGACATCTACTTCATCGACTTCCTGCCCTCGGAACTGCACTGGCTCGACGTGGCTGGCGTACTGCTGACCGCCATCGTGCTGAGCCTGATTGCCAGCTGGTATCCAGCACGGCGCGCCAGCCGTATCGACCCGGCGCGAGTGCTGAGCGGCGGCCAGTGA
- the ycfP gene encoding alpha/beta hydrolase YcfP — protein sequence MIIYLHGFDSTSPGNHEKVLQLQFIDPDVRLLSYSTRHPRHDMQHLLREVDRTLQQGGDTRPLICGVGLGGFWAERIGFLCGIRQVAVNPNLWPEENMPGKIDRPEEYLDIATKCVSDFRQRNRGRCLLILSRHDEVLDSQRSATALHPYYETLWDERQSHKFKDLSPHLQRISAFKIAG from the coding sequence ATGATCATCTATCTGCACGGCTTTGATTCAACCAGTCCCGGCAACCATGAAAAGGTGTTGCAGCTCCAGTTCATTGACCCGGATGTGCGGTTGCTGAGCTACAGCACCCGCCATCCGCGCCACGACATGCAGCACCTGTTGCGGGAGGTCGACCGGACGTTGCAACAGGGCGGGGATACGCGCCCGCTGATTTGCGGCGTGGGGTTGGGCGGCTTCTGGGCCGAGCGTATCGGCTTTTTGTGCGGCATCCGGCAGGTGGCGGTCAACCCCAACCTGTGGCCAGAGGAGAACATGCCGGGCAAGATTGACCGCCCGGAGGAGTATCTGGATATCGCCACCAAGTGCGTCAGCGACTTTCGCCAGCGCAACCGGGGGCGCTGCCTGCTGATCCTCTCCCGCCATGATGAGGTGCTCGACAGCCAGCGCAGCGCCACGGCCCTGCACCCCTACTATGAAACCCTGTGGGATGAGCGGCAGAGCCACAAATTCAAAGATCTCTCCCCGCATCTCCAACGCATCAGCGCCTTCAAAATCGCTGGCTGA
- the mfd gene encoding transcription-repair coupling factor, giving the protein MPHTYRYSLPARRGDVRLLGQLTGSACAVECAEIIERHDGPVMLIAPDMQNALRLRDEIQQFTSHLVTALADWETLPYDSFSPHQEIISARLSSLYQLPTLERGVIILPVNTLMQRVCPHAFLHGHALVMRKGQRLSRDKLRAQLEQAGYRSVDQVMEHGEYATRGALLDLYPMGSEEPYRIDFFDDEIDSLRVFDVDTQRTLSEVDRINLLPAHEFPTDKAAIELFRSQWREKFDVRREPEHVYQQVSKGTFPAGIEYWQPLFFSEPLTTLFSYLPENALLVNTGDLEASAERFWQDVNQRYENRRVDPMRPLLEPEALWLRVDALFSELKQWPRVQLKGDTLPEKAANTNLGYQPLPLLAVEPQQRTPLDNLRRFTESFDGSLVFSVESEGRREALQELLARIKLRPTLIDRLEQTEPAGHYLMIGASERGFLNADRQLALVCESDLLGERVSRRRQDNRRAINTETLIRNLAELHPGQPVVHLEHGVGRYAGMTTLEAGGIKAEYLILTYAGEDKLYVPVSSLHLISRYAGGADENAPLHKLGGDAWSRARQKAAERVRDVAAELLDIYAQRAAKAGYAFRHDREQYQLFCQSFPFETTPDQEQAINAVLDDMREPLAMDRLVCGDVGFGKTEVAMRAAFLAVENNKQVAVLVPTTLLAQQHFDNFRDRFANWPVRIELMSRFRSAKEQQGVLEQAAEGKVDIIIGTHKLLMSDLRWKDLGLLIVDEEHRFGVRHKERIKAMRADVDILTLTATPIPRTLNMAMSGMRDLSIIATPPARRLAVKTFVREYDSLVVREAILREVLRGGQVYYLYNDVENIEKAARRIEELVPEARVAVGHGQMRERDLERVMNDFHHQRFNVLVCTTIIETGIDIPSANTIIIERADHLGLAQLHQLRGRVGRSHHQAYAYLLTPPPKAMSTDAQKRLEAIASLEDLGAGFALATHDLEIRGAGELLGEDQSGQMTSVGFTLYMELLESAVNALKEGREPSLEDLTSSQTEVELRMPSLLPEDFVPDVNTRLSFYKRIASAKHEGELEEIKVELIDRFGLLPDAARNLLSIAALRLAAQALGIKRIEGNDRGGFIEFGEKNRVDPGYLIGLLQKEPQVYRLDGPTKLKFTRDLSERNLRLSFIGDHLKAFAAHTL; this is encoded by the coding sequence ATGCCTCACACATACCGCTATTCCCTGCCCGCCCGCCGTGGTGATGTCCGCCTGTTGGGCCAACTGACCGGTTCGGCCTGCGCCGTTGAGTGCGCCGAGATCATTGAGCGCCATGATGGCCCGGTGATGCTGATTGCGCCCGACATGCAGAACGCCCTGCGCCTGCGTGACGAGATTCAGCAATTTACCTCGCATTTGGTGACCGCGCTGGCGGATTGGGAGACACTGCCCTACGACAGCTTCTCGCCGCATCAGGAGATCATCTCCGCCCGCCTCTCCAGCCTCTACCAGTTGCCGACCCTGGAGCGCGGCGTGATCATCCTGCCGGTCAACACCCTGATGCAGCGTGTCTGCCCGCACGCCTTCCTGCACGGCCACGCGCTGGTGATGCGCAAGGGGCAGCGGCTGTCACGCGACAAGCTGCGCGCCCAGCTGGAGCAGGCGGGCTACCGCAGCGTGGATCAGGTGATGGAGCATGGCGAGTATGCCACGCGCGGCGCGCTGCTCGACCTCTATCCGATGGGCAGTGAGGAGCCGTACCGCATCGACTTCTTCGATGACGAGATCGACAGCCTGCGGGTGTTTGACGTGGATACCCAGCGCACTCTGAGCGAGGTGGATCGCATCAACTTGCTGCCAGCGCATGAGTTCCCCACCGACAAGGCGGCGATTGAGCTGTTCCGCAGCCAGTGGCGCGAGAAGTTCGACGTCCGGCGCGAGCCGGAGCATGTCTACCAGCAGGTGAGCAAGGGCACCTTCCCGGCCGGGATTGAGTACTGGCAGCCGCTGTTCTTCAGCGAGCCGCTCACCACCCTGTTCAGCTACCTGCCGGAGAATGCCCTGCTGGTGAACACCGGCGACCTTGAGGCCTCCGCCGAACGTTTCTGGCAGGATGTGAACCAGCGCTATGAGAACCGCCGCGTTGACCCAATGCGCCCGCTGCTGGAGCCGGAGGCGCTCTGGCTGCGGGTCGATGCCCTGTTCAGTGAACTGAAGCAGTGGCCGCGCGTGCAGCTTAAGGGTGACACCCTGCCGGAGAAGGCAGCCAACACCAACCTCGGTTACCAGCCGCTGCCGCTGCTGGCGGTAGAGCCGCAACAGCGCACGCCGCTGGACAACCTGCGCCGCTTTACCGAATCCTTCGACGGCAGTCTGGTCTTCTCCGTGGAGAGCGAGGGGCGGCGCGAGGCGTTGCAGGAGCTGCTGGCGCGCATCAAGCTGCGTCCGACGCTGATTGATCGTCTGGAGCAGACTGAACCGGCTGGCCACTACCTGATGATTGGCGCCAGCGAGCGCGGCTTCCTTAACGCGGATCGCCAGTTGGCGCTGGTGTGCGAAAGCGATCTGCTGGGCGAGCGCGTTAGCCGCCGTCGGCAGGACAACCGCCGCGCCATCAATACCGAGACCCTGATCCGCAACCTGGCGGAGCTACACCCCGGCCAGCCGGTGGTGCACCTTGAGCACGGCGTCGGGCGCTACGCGGGCATGACCACGCTGGAGGCTGGCGGCATCAAGGCGGAGTATTTAATCCTGACCTATGCCGGCGAGGACAAACTCTATGTGCCGGTCTCCTCGCTGCACCTGATCAGCCGCTACGCTGGCGGGGCCGACGAGAACGCGCCGCTGCACAAACTGGGCGGCGACGCCTGGAGCCGGGCGCGGCAGAAGGCCGCCGAGCGGGTGCGTGACGTGGCGGCGGAGCTGCTGGACATCTACGCCCAGCGCGCCGCCAAGGCCGGTTACGCCTTCCGCCACGACCGCGAGCAGTACCAGCTCTTCTGCCAATCCTTCCCGTTTGAGACCACGCCGGATCAGGAGCAGGCAATCAATGCCGTGCTGGATGACATGCGCGAGCCGCTGGCGATGGATCGGCTGGTGTGTGGCGACGTCGGCTTCGGCAAGACCGAGGTGGCGATGCGCGCCGCCTTCCTGGCGGTGGAGAACAACAAACAGGTGGCGGTGCTGGTGCCGACCACCCTGCTCGCCCAGCAGCACTTTGACAACTTCCGCGATCGCTTCGCCAACTGGCCGGTGCGCATTGAGCTGATGTCACGCTTCCGCAGCGCCAAGGAGCAGCAGGGCGTGCTGGAACAGGCGGCCGAGGGCAAGGTGGACATCATCATCGGCACCCACAAGCTGCTGATGAGCGACCTGCGCTGGAAAGATCTCGGCCTGCTGATTGTCGATGAGGAGCACCGCTTCGGCGTGCGCCACAAGGAGCGCATCAAGGCGATGCGCGCTGACGTCGACATCCTGACCCTGACCGCCACGCCGATCCCGCGCACGCTCAACATGGCGATGAGCGGGATGCGCGATCTCTCAATCATTGCCACCCCACCGGCGCGCCGGCTGGCGGTGAAGACCTTCGTGCGCGAGTATGACAGTCTGGTGGTGCGCGAGGCGATCCTGCGTGAGGTGCTGCGCGGCGGCCAGGTCTACTACCTCTATAACGACGTCGAGAACATCGAGAAGGCGGCGCGGCGGATTGAGGAGCTGGTGCCGGAGGCGCGGGTGGCGGTCGGCCACGGCCAGATGCGCGAGCGCGATCTGGAGCGGGTGATGAATGACTTCCACCACCAGCGCTTCAACGTGCTGGTCTGCACCACCATTATTGAGACCGGCATCGACATCCCGAGCGCCAACACCATCATCATTGAGCGCGCCGATCACCTTGGTCTGGCGCAGTTGCACCAGCTGCGCGGCCGCGTGGGCCGTTCGCACCATCAGGCCTACGCCTACCTGCTGACGCCGCCGCCGAAGGCGATGAGCACTGACGCGCAGAAGCGGCTGGAGGCGATCGCCTCGCTGGAGGATCTGGGTGCCGGGTTTGCGCTGGCGACCCACGATCTGGAGATCCGCGGTGCGGGCGAGCTGCTGGGCGAAGACCAGAGCGGCCAGATGACCAGCGTCGGCTTTACCCTCTACATGGAGTTGCTGGAGAGCGCGGTCAATGCCCTGAAAGAGGGGCGTGAGCCGTCGCTGGAGGATCTCACCAGCAGCCAGACCGAGGTGGAGCTGCGGATGCCGTCGTTGCTGCCGGAGGACTTTGTGCCGGACGTCAACACCCGCCTCTCCTTCTATAAGCGCATTGCCAGCGCCAAGCACGAGGGTGAGCTGGAGGAGATCAAGGTGGAGCTGATTGACCGCTTCGGCCTGCTGCCGGATGCGGCGCGCAACCTGTTGAGCATCGCCGCGCTACGGCTGGCGGCGCAGGCGCTGGGCATCAAGCGGATTGAGGGCAACGACCGTGGCGGCTTTATTGAGTTTGGCGAGAAGAACCGTGTCGATCCGGGCTACCTGATTGGGCTGTTGCAGAAGGAGCCGCAGGTCTACCGGCTGGATGGGCCAACCAAGCTGAAGTTCACCCGCGATCTCAGCGAGCGCAACCTGCGCCTCTCCTTTATCGGCGACCATTTGAAGGCCTTCGCCGCCCACACCCTGTAA
- a CDS encoding NAD(P)/FAD-dependent oxidoreductase has protein sequence MTAPMKKIVIVGGGAGGLELATSLGKKLGRGNKAEITLVDRNNSHLWKPLLHEVATGSLDAGVDELSYLAHARNHHFAFQLGSLTDINREGKTIRLAEIRDAQGELLVAERELPYDILVMALGSTSNDFGTPGVKDNCIFLDNPHQAHRFHNEMLNLFLKFSASQKEGERVNIAIVGGGATGVELSAELHNAVKELHSYGFKGLDSQALNVTLVEAGERILPALPPRISAAAHQELNKLGVRVLTNTMVTSADAGGLHTKGGEYIQADLMVWAAGIKAPDFMKEIGGLETNRINQLVVEPTLQTTRDPAIYAIGDCASCPQPDGKFVPPRAQSAHQMASRCYENILQQLKGHDDKLKPYVYKDHGSLVSLSRFSTVGSLMGNLMRGSMMVEGRIARFVYISLYRMHQVALHGYLRTGLMMLVSRINRVIRPHLKLH, from the coding sequence TTGACTGCACCAATGAAGAAAATCGTAATCGTAGGTGGTGGCGCCGGCGGGCTGGAGCTGGCAACCAGCCTGGGGAAAAAATTAGGCCGTGGCAACAAGGCTGAAATTACCCTGGTGGATCGCAACAATAGCCACTTATGGAAACCGTTACTGCATGAGGTAGCCACCGGCTCCCTGGATGCTGGCGTGGATGAGCTGAGCTATCTGGCCCATGCGCGCAACCATCACTTTGCCTTCCAACTGGGATCGCTGACTGACATCAACCGCGAAGGCAAAACCATCCGTCTGGCGGAGATCCGTGACGCACAGGGCGAGCTGCTGGTGGCGGAGCGCGAACTGCCCTATGACATTCTGGTGATGGCGCTGGGCAGCACCTCAAATGACTTCGGCACGCCGGGCGTCAAAGACAACTGCATCTTCCTGGATAACCCCCATCAGGCGCACCGTTTCCACAACGAGATGCTAAACCTGTTCCTGAAGTTCTCGGCCAGCCAGAAAGAGGGCGAGCGCGTCAACATCGCCATCGTCGGCGGCGGCGCGACGGGCGTGGAATTGTCAGCCGAACTGCACAATGCGGTAAAAGAGCTGCACAGCTACGGCTTCAAGGGGCTGGACAGCCAGGCGCTGAACGTGACGCTGGTCGAGGCGGGCGAACGTATCCTGCCTGCGCTGCCGCCACGCATCTCCGCTGCCGCCCATCAGGAGCTGAACAAGCTGGGCGTGCGCGTGCTGACCAACACCATGGTCACCAGCGCCGACGCTGGCGGCCTGCACACCAAGGGTGGCGAGTATATTCAGGCGGATCTGATGGTCTGGGCGGCGGGCATTAAGGCACCGGACTTCATGAAGGAGATTGGGGGTCTGGAGACCAACCGCATCAACCAACTGGTGGTGGAGCCGACGCTGCAAACCACGCGCGATCCGGCCATCTACGCCATTGGCGACTGCGCCTCCTGCCCGCAGCCAGACGGCAAGTTTGTGCCGCCCCGCGCCCAGTCGGCGCACCAGATGGCCTCGCGCTGCTACGAAAACATTTTGCAGCAGCTTAAGGGGCACGATGACAAGCTGAAGCCCTACGTCTACAAAGACCACGGCTCGCTGGTGTCGCTGTCGCGCTTCAGTACCGTAGGCAGCCTGATGGGTAACCTGATGCGCGGCTCCATGATGGTGGAGGGGCGCATCGCGCGCTTCGTCTACATCTCCCTCTACCGGATGCACCAGGTGGCGCTGCATGGTTACCTGCGCACTGGCCTGATGATGCTGGTCAGCCGTATCAACCGCGTTATTCGCCCGCACCTGAAGCTGCACTAA
- the lolD gene encoding lipoprotein-releasing ABC transporter ATP-binding protein LolD, whose translation MSNHPLLQCDSLCKTYQEGKLHTDVLRDVTFAMQPGEMMAIVGSSGSGKSTLLHLLGGLDTPTSGDVVFKGQALSRLSSRAKAELRNRELGFIYQFHHLLPDFTALENVAMPLLIGAGKMGAAQEKAREMLAAVGLEKRAHHRPSELSGGERQRVAIARALVNSPALVLADEPTGNLDQRNADSIFELLGELNVRQGTAFLVVTHDLHLARRLNRQLEMRDGQLQQELTLLGTP comes from the coding sequence ATGAGTAACCATCCCTTATTGCAGTGCGACAGCCTGTGCAAGACCTACCAGGAGGGCAAGCTGCATACCGATGTGCTGCGCGACGTCACCTTTGCCATGCAGCCGGGTGAGATGATGGCGATCGTCGGCAGTTCGGGTTCTGGCAAGAGTACCCTGCTGCACCTGCTGGGCGGGCTGGATACCCCTACCTCTGGCGACGTGGTGTTCAAGGGGCAGGCGCTGAGCCGCCTCTCGTCACGCGCCAAGGCCGAGCTGCGCAACCGCGAGCTGGGCTTTATCTATCAGTTCCACCACCTGCTGCCGGACTTCACCGCGCTGGAGAACGTCGCCATGCCGCTGCTGATTGGCGCGGGCAAAATGGGCGCGGCGCAGGAGAAGGCGCGCGAGATGCTGGCGGCGGTCGGGCTGGAGAAGCGCGCCCACCACCGCCCCTCTGAGCTATCCGGCGGCGAGCGCCAGCGCGTGGCGATTGCCCGGGCGCTGGTGAACAGCCCGGCGCTGGTGCTGGCGGATGAGCCAACTGGCAACCTCGACCAGCGCAACGCCGACAGCATTTTTGAGCTGCTGGGCGAACTGAACGTGCGTCAGGGCACCGCCTTTCTGGTGGTAACCCATGACCTGCATCTGGCGCGCCGCCTCAACCGCCAGCTGGAGATGCGTGACGGCCAGTTGCAGCAGGAATTGACCCTGCTGGGGACGCCGTAA
- a CDS encoding glycine zipper 2TM domain-containing protein yields MNKSMVAGIGIGIAAALGIAAVASNMDAFSGPRYAQVIKSTPITETIKTPRQSCRDVTVTHRRAVQDEHQLTGSVLGAVAGGVLGHQFGGGRGRDVATVAGALAGGFAGNRAQSALQDRDTYTTTQQSCSTVYDKSQKTLGYDVTYKIGEQEGKVRMDHQPGSQIPLDHNGQLVLTDSHRA; encoded by the coding sequence ATGAATAAATCAATGGTCGCCGGTATCGGCATCGGCATTGCCGCGGCGCTGGGCATTGCGGCAGTCGCCAGCAACATGGATGCGTTCTCCGGCCCACGCTACGCGCAGGTCATCAAAAGCACGCCAATCACTGAAACCATCAAAACGCCGCGCCAGTCATGCCGCGATGTCACGGTGACCCACCGCCGGGCGGTGCAGGATGAGCACCAACTGACCGGCTCAGTGCTGGGCGCGGTGGCGGGTGGGGTATTGGGACACCAGTTTGGCGGCGGCCGTGGCCGTGATGTCGCCACGGTGGCCGGTGCGCTGGCAGGCGGTTTCGCGGGCAACCGCGCGCAGAGCGCATTGCAGGATCGCGACACCTACACCACCACCCAGCAGTCATGCAGCACGGTCTATGACAAGTCGCAGAAGACGCTGGGCTATGACGTGACCTACAAGATCGGCGAGCAAGAGGGCAAAGTGCGGATGGATCACCAGCCGGGCAGCCAGATCCCGCTGGATCACAATGGCCAGCTGGTACTGACCGACAGCCACCGCGCCTGA